The following are encoded together in the Anaerolineae bacterium genome:
- the wrbA gene encoding NAD(P)H:quinone oxidoreductase — protein MKILAVYYSMYGHVHRMIEAAAEGARSITGVEAELRRVPETLSRDVLKEMGAVETQNQQADIPVCTIDELGEADAIIFGTPTRFGNMCGQMRQFLDATGQLWMKRALVGKAGSVVTSSNTQHGGQESTILSFHITLLHHGMVIVGLPYAFQGQMLTDRISGCSPYGASTIAGADGSRLPSDNELAGARYQGEHVAKIAKKLTT, from the coding sequence ATGAAGATACTGGCTGTTTACTACTCTATGTACGGGCATGTCCACAGGATGATAGAAGCAGCTGCCGAAGGGGCGCGATCAATAACCGGTGTAGAAGCTGAATTGCGCCGGGTTCCGGAAACTCTATCTCGTGATGTGTTGAAAGAAATGGGTGCTGTTGAAACTCAGAACCAGCAGGCCGATATCCCTGTGTGCACCATAGATGAACTGGGCGAAGCCGATGCAATCATCTTTGGAACACCGACCCGTTTTGGCAATATGTGTGGCCAGATGCGACAATTCCTTGATGCGACAGGACAGCTGTGGATGAAAAGAGCGTTAGTCGGAAAGGCAGGAAGTGTTGTAACAAGCTCAAACACCCAGCATGGGGGGCAGGAATCAACGATCTTGTCTTTCCATATTACCCTTCTGCATCACGGCATGGTGATTGTCGGCTTGCCTTACGCGTTTCAAGGACAAATGCTGACGGACCGGATTAGCGGTTGTTCGCCGTATGGTGCGTCAACAATCGCGGGTGCTGACGGCAGTCGATTGCCGAGCGATAACGAACTCGCCGGAGCGCGTTATCAGGGCGAGCATGTTGCAAAAATTGCAAAGAAACTCACCACATGA
- a CDS encoding AAA family ATPase has translation MKRAIDQILKQWKDSRVRQPLLIRGARQVGKTYSVTEFGRAAFENTVSVNFEEQPELSRCFSDFDPKGIIDRLSILTRMTISPGRTLLFLDEIQECPKAITSLRYFLEKMPELHVIGAGSLIEFALRAEDFRMPVGRVQSVYMYPMSFGEFLIAVGEERLLNYIHTVDLQTGVEQAFTTRLEQLLRQYLLVGGMPRVVNAFENKVLMEELQRLQSGLIRTYTDDFAKYASTAKHKYLKEVYSSAPQMAGRRYKYSHINPGIEAKFLKEALGLLCDARCLSKICHASGAGVPLLATANERKFKIAFLDVGLMQNALGVQDSIILDKSIMQINTGSVAEQYVAQELLACADPYSDKKLHFWAREARGSNAEVDFLIEIEGMPIPVEVKAGARGAMKSLRLFLKEYPKTLLGVRYSMHELSYFDQILSIPLYMISQTQRLVRSCIYSLEERLQGDTKGTSV, from the coding sequence ATGAAACGAGCAATTGACCAGATCCTAAAACAATGGAAAGACAGTCGCGTCAGGCAGCCACTTCTAATAAGAGGTGCGCGGCAAGTTGGGAAGACTTATTCGGTAACTGAATTTGGCAGGGCAGCATTTGAAAATACTGTTTCTGTGAATTTTGAAGAACAGCCGGAATTGAGCCGTTGTTTTTCGGACTTTGATCCCAAGGGAATCATTGACCGATTATCCATTCTGACACGCATGACAATCAGCCCCGGACGCACTTTATTGTTTCTGGATGAAATCCAGGAATGCCCGAAGGCGATTACTTCTTTGCGATATTTCCTTGAAAAAATGCCGGAACTTCATGTTATCGGTGCTGGATCGTTGATTGAGTTTGCGTTGCGCGCTGAGGACTTTCGTATGCCTGTCGGCCGTGTGCAAAGCGTATATATGTATCCTATGTCATTTGGAGAATTCCTGATAGCAGTCGGTGAAGAGAGATTACTGAACTATATCCATACGGTTGATCTGCAAACCGGAGTGGAGCAGGCTTTTACAACCAGACTTGAACAGCTATTAAGACAATACCTGTTAGTCGGCGGAATGCCCAGGGTTGTTAATGCCTTTGAAAATAAGGTTTTGATGGAAGAATTACAGAGACTGCAATCCGGGCTTATTCGTACTTATACAGATGATTTTGCCAAGTATGCATCAACCGCAAAACATAAATATTTGAAAGAAGTGTATTCCAGTGCGCCACAAATGGCTGGTCGGCGTTACAAGTATTCGCATATAAATCCAGGCATCGAAGCTAAATTCCTGAAGGAGGCGCTTGGGTTGCTATGCGACGCGCGATGTCTGTCTAAAATATGCCACGCATCCGGTGCGGGAGTACCTCTTTTGGCAACTGCCAATGAACGTAAATTCAAAATAGCATTTCTCGATGTCGGTCTTATGCAAAATGCTCTTGGCGTGCAGGACTCCATTATTCTTGATAAATCTATTATGCAAATCAATACAGGCAGTGTTGCAGAGCAGTACGTTGCTCAAGAGCTGCTTGCCTGCGCTGATCCTTACTCTGACAAAAAATTACATTTTTGGGCAAGGGAAGCCCGAGGGAGCAATGCTGAAGTTGATTTTCTAATAGAAATCGAAGGCATGCCGATACCGGTAGAGGTGAAGGCCGGCGCGAGGGGGGCAATGAAGAGCCTGAGGCTTTTCCTTAAAGAATATCCCAAAACACTGCTCGGTGTCCGATATTCAATGCACGAGTTGTCATATTTTGATCAAATACTGTCTATTCCACTATACATGATTAGCCAGACACAACGCCTGGTCCGAAGTTGCATTTATTCCCTTGAAGAGAGGCTTCAGGGTGACACCAAGGGGACATCCGTGTAG
- a CDS encoding ImmA/IrrE family metallo-endopeptidase, whose protein sequence is MEDYSKFKCPYLEKREIWQIAENFRAKFWPESILPVDIESIVEKKLKLNIEPKLDLLNESDIDAYLRIDLTGIVVDYKCFMEERFINRLRFSYAHEIGHLFLHKEIYKSFAIKEPSDWKEFMLDIPEREYKFFEYQANEFAGRVLVPRNRLLSELEIYLNKIQKIGMLDYLASDPGIVLSGISTALCKPFGISDQVIERRVEREEIWPPKIEYINGEGVKLQKL, encoded by the coding sequence ATGGAAGATTATTCGAAGTTCAAATGCCCTTACCTGGAAAAAAGAGAAATATGGCAAATAGCGGAAAATTTTAGAGCTAAATTCTGGCCCGAAAGCATACTGCCTGTTGATATTGAAAGCATAGTTGAAAAAAAGCTCAAATTAAACATCGAACCGAAGCTCGATTTGTTGAATGAATCAGATATAGATGCCTATCTCCGGATTGATCTTACAGGCATTGTTGTCGATTATAAATGTTTTATGGAAGAAAGGTTCATAAATCGGCTTCGGTTTTCTTATGCCCACGAAATAGGTCACCTTTTTTTACATAAAGAGATATACAAAAGCTTCGCAATTAAAGAACCCTCAGACTGGAAAGAATTTATGCTCGATATACCTGAAAGAGAGTATAAATTTTTTGAATATCAGGCTAACGAATTTGCCGGTAGAGTTTTAGTCCCTCGTAATAGATTATTATCTGAATTAGAAATTTATCTTAATAAAATACAAAAAATTGGCATGTTAGATTATCTCGCATCAGATCCAGGAATAGTTTTGTCAGGTATTAGTACGGCGCTGTGTAAACCTTTTGGAATATCAGATCAGGTTATAGAACGGCGCGTTGAAAGAGAAGAAATATGGCCCCCGAAAATCGAATACATAAACGGCGAAGGTGTGAAACTTCAAAAA
- a CDS encoding helix-turn-helix transcriptional regulator: MVKELPHKNNTKDVQQNNPREGGTMFGEFIKTLRLDRDIGLREFCRQLSIDASNWSKIERGILPPPQGDEKLDQIAEVLGIKKSSELYNELKDKAAIDAGIIPKDLLSDQETLNALPMFFRTVRSEKPTAEEIEKLIEKIRGEG, from the coding sequence ATGGTTAAAGAATTACCACATAAAAACAATACCAAGGATGTCCAACAAAACAATCCAAGGGAAGGAGGAACAATGTTTGGGGAATTCATTAAAACTCTTAGGCTCGACAGAGACATCGGCCTTAGGGAATTTTGCCGTCAGCTATCTATTGATGCAAGCAATTGGAGTAAAATTGAAAGAGGAATTTTGCCCCCGCCTCAAGGTGATGAAAAACTCGACCAAATCGCTGAAGTATTGGGCATTAAGAAAAGCTCGGAGCTTTACAACGAACTTAAAGATAAAGCGGCTATTGACGCAGGGATCATCCCAAAGGATCTCCTGTCTGATCAGGAAACCCTTAACGCATTACCGATGTTTTTTAGGACTGTTCGAAGCGAAAAACCTACCGCTGAGGAGATAGAAAAGCTGATCGAAAAGATCAGAGGAGAAGGTTGA
- a CDS encoding ABC transporter ATP-binding protein: MQTDFGYFEEKQLGKPYDIKMLKRLYPFTRPYRPLFLGSIMLVVLIALLDLSLPYVTKIAIDRYIVPQSASDKAGFAGPEIRYLKVNALELKTREIVGKYPDIFQIKGPEAMIELNNLSQLSKNDLTELRKKDFIGLNIITAVFICIIIFSFVFNFLQVMLMEYTGQMIMHDLRMRLFKHIQRLSVSFFTKNPVGRLVTRTTNDIQNMDELFTSVISFVFKDMFLLTGITLALLWMNWKLALVSFSVLPFVVFASMYFSTSARDAFRILRIKIAEINTRFAETIEGIKILQLFLHERENYLSFKKLNHEYYMAGMQQIHVFAIFMPVIELLGSIALAVVIYYGGGSMIEGKISLGSLVAFISYLKMFFRPIRDIAEKYNILQNAMASAERIFLILDNQEKIPQPVNYSGYKTPDLKKIKNIVMENVSFGYTKDETVLKDISLEIRAGETIAIVGRTGSGKTSLINLILRFYDPTSGRITINGINLKDFELSSLRSKTAMITQDPFLFSGTILDNIIQGQNNISKQSMEFILEASNCKKFIERLPDGLNTVLYEGGASLSSGERQLISMARAFARNPDLIILDEATSYVDSETEEKVRQALYSLIKKRTSIIVAHRLSTVRHADRIIVINKGKIIETGTHDKLIKKKGFYFRLNQLQLS; this comes from the coding sequence ATGCAAACTGATTTTGGATATTTTGAAGAAAAACAGCTTGGCAAACCATATGACATTAAGATGCTGAAAAGGCTGTATCCTTTTACCAGGCCCTACAGACCTCTTTTTTTGGGTTCGATCATGCTTGTAGTTTTAATCGCATTACTTGATCTTTCTCTTCCATATGTCACCAAGATAGCGATAGATCGGTATATAGTGCCTCAATCAGCATCAGACAAGGCTGGTTTTGCTGGACCGGAAATCAGGTATTTAAAGGTCAATGCCCTTGAGCTAAAAACAAGAGAAATTGTCGGCAAGTATCCGGATATTTTTCAAATTAAAGGCCCGGAAGCCATGATAGAGTTAAACAATCTTTCGCAACTGAGTAAAAACGACCTTACAGAACTCCGCAAAAAAGATTTTATCGGGTTAAATATTATTACCGCTGTCTTTATCTGTATAATTATTTTTAGCTTTGTTTTTAATTTTTTGCAGGTCATGCTCATGGAATATACCGGCCAGATGATAATGCATGATTTAAGAATGCGACTGTTTAAGCACATTCAGAGACTGTCGGTCTCATTTTTTACCAAAAACCCTGTTGGTCGTCTTGTTACAAGGACAACTAATGATATTCAGAACATGGATGAGCTTTTCACCTCTGTTATCTCATTTGTTTTCAAGGATATGTTCCTGCTCACAGGCATAACACTTGCCTTGCTTTGGATGAATTGGAAGCTGGCCCTTGTTTCATTTTCCGTGCTTCCCTTTGTTGTTTTTGCTTCCATGTATTTTTCCACAAGCGCAAGGGATGCTTTCAGAATCTTAAGAATCAAGATTGCGGAAATAAATACCAGATTTGCGGAAACCATAGAGGGAATAAAAATCCTGCAGCTTTTCCTGCATGAAAGAGAAAATTACCTGTCTTTTAAAAAACTGAATCATGAGTATTACATGGCCGGCATGCAACAGATTCATGTGTTCGCGATTTTTATGCCGGTTATAGAACTTTTAGGTTCAATAGCCCTTGCGGTCGTTATTTACTACGGGGGCGGCAGCATGATTGAAGGAAAAATAAGCCTTGGATCGCTTGTTGCGTTTATATCATATTTAAAGATGTTTTTCAGGCCGATAAGGGACATTGCTGAAAAATACAATATATTGCAGAATGCCATGGCATCGGCTGAAAGAATATTTCTAATCTTAGACAACCAGGAAAAAATTCCACAACCTGTTAATTATTCCGGATATAAAACTCCTGATCTAAAAAAAATAAAAAACATAGTAATGGAGAATGTATCATTTGGTTATACTAAAGATGAAACCGTGCTAAAGGATATCTCTCTTGAAATCCGTGCGGGTGAAACAATAGCCATTGTAGGACGAACAGGCTCAGGCAAGACAAGCCTGATCAACCTGATTCTCAGGTTTTACGATCCAACGTCTGGAAGAATAACAATAAATGGAATCAACTTAAAAGATTTTGAGCTGTCTTCTTTGCGATCAAAAACAGCCATGATCACGCAGGATCCATTTCTGTTTTCAGGAACAATACTGGATAATATCATTCAGGGACAAAACAATATTTCCAAACAAAGCATGGAGTTTATTTTAGAAGCATCAAACTGTAAAAAATTTATAGAAAGATTGCCGGATGGTCTTAATACCGTTCTTTACGAAGGGGGCGCATCTCTGTCAAGCGGTGAACGTCAGTTAATATCAATGGCAAGGGCCTTTGCGCGCAATCCTGACCTTATAATACTTGATGAGGCAACCTCATATGTTGATTCTGAAACAGAAGAAAAGGTCAGGCAGGCGCTTTACAGCCTGATTAAAAAAAGGACATCTATTATTGTAGCTCATCGCCTCTCAACCGTTCGACATGCAGACAGAATAATAGTTATAAATAAGGGAAAGATAATCGAAACAGGAACACATGACAAATTAATCAAGAAAAAGGGTTTTTATTTCAGGCTGAATCAGTTGCAGTTATCTTAA